The Raphanus sativus cultivar WK10039 chromosome 2, ASM80110v3, whole genome shotgun sequence genome includes a region encoding these proteins:
- the LOC108842723 gene encoding polyprotein of EF-Ts, chloroplastic yields the protein MATVTPSSISKAWLIPGASFTVKKNDCSIKCCFSRKSSKQIPSSTQRLVLPLSTSLKLFPTHGRQFVLHPHRSRATTGTDVVAAVEGQDSPPVAETDANDKSDDAPTAAATTTTSQSRGTTARPGRKSEMPAVKNEELVSGATFTGKVRAIQPFGAFIDFGAFTDGLVHVSQLSDTFVKDVASVVTIGQEVKVRLVEADIEAKRISLTMRSSDDPPKRQPGGGGGDNKPRPGGKRNASKGGGGGKKEDGFSSKYVKGQMLDGTVKNLTRSGAFITIGEGEEGFLPTNEEADDGIGSMMMGGGSSLQAGQEVKVRVLRIARGRVTLTMKEEDDGKFDETLSQGVVHTATNPFVLAFRKNEEIAAFLDKREEEAEKPVEAVKESEEAEASVTSEKAEETSEEVIETKAEDDSQETETVAAVTEVEEVETPELPPVPETKSEEEVSENSIPQSSATDEVSPSEAVASEVVEKKEEVPVAETVPDEVSSSEAVLSEDVEKKEEVVAEVPVAETVPDEVSPSEDVASEDAEKKEEVVAEVPVAEAETPAPVVTEASSEESGIKAGISPALVKQLREETGAGMMDCKNALLESEGDMVKAQEYLRKKGLASADKKASRATAEGRIGSYIHDSRIGVLLEVNCETDFVSRGDIFKELVDDLAMQVAACPQVEYLVPEDVSEEIVKKEKEIEMQKEDLLSKPEQIREKIVEGRIKKRVDALALLEQPYIKDDKVIVKDLVKQRIATIGENIKVKRFIRYTLGEGLEKKSQDFAAEVAAQTAAKPKAEPEKEEPKAEEPKEAVPSPPTAVVSAGLVKQLREETGAGMMDCKKALAETGGDLEKAQEYLRKKGLSTADKKSSRLAAEGRIGSYIHDARIGVLIEVNCETDFVGRSEKFKELVDDLAMQAVANPQVQYVSIEDIPEEIKQKEKEMEMQREDLLSKPENIKEKIVEGRISKRLGEMALLEQPFIKDDSVLVKDLVKQTVATLGENIKVRRFVKFTLGEDN from the exons ATGGCTACGGTTACTCCTTCCTCTATCAGCAAAGCGTGGCTCATTCCCGGTGCCTCTTTTACTGTAAAGAAGAATGATTGTTCCATCAAATGTTGCTTCTCGCGCAAATCTAGCAAACAGATACCATCATCAACTCAAAGACTCGTTCTTCCTCTTTCAACTTCGCTTAAACTGTTTCCTACTCATGGAAGGCAGTTTGTGTTGCATCCTCATCGTAGCAGAGCCACCACAGGTACTGATGTCGTCGCGGCTGTAGAGGGACAAGACTCTCCTCCTGTTGCGGAAACCGATGCAAATGACAAGTCAGATGATGCTCCTACTGCTGCTGCTACTACTACGACATCTCAGTCAAGAGGAACAACAGCAAGACCCGGAAGGAAGAGCGAGATGCCTGCGGTGAAGAACGAGGAGCTTGTTTCTGGTGCTACCTTCACTGGGAAAGTAAGAGCCATCCAGCCCTTTGGTGCTTTCATCGACTTTGGTGCTTTCACTGATGGATTAGTCCATGTCTCTCAACTGAGCGACACCTTTGTTAAAGATGTTGCGAGTGTTGTCACTATTGGGCAAGAGGTGAAAGTAAGGCTTGTGGAAGCTGACATTGAGGCTAAACGTATTTCTCTCACTATGCGTTCAAGTGACGATCCTCCTAAACGCCAgcccggtggtggtggtggtgataaTAAGCCGAGGCCAGGAGGGAAAAGGAATGCTTcaaaaggaggaggagggggTAAGAAGGAAGATGGGTTCAGCTCAAAGTATGTGAAAGGGCAGATGTTGGATGGAACGGTGAAGAACTTAACGAGGTCAGGAGCGTTTATAACGATTGGTGAAGGTGAAGAAGGGTTCTTACCTACGAATGAGGAAGCAGATGATGGGATTGGAAGCATGATGATGGGTGGTGGGTCTTCGTTGCAAGCTGGACAAGAGGTCAAGGTTCGTGTGTTGAGGATAGCGAGGGGACGTGTTACTTTGACGATGAAAGAGGAAGATGATGGTAAGTTTGATGAAACACTCAGTCAAGGAGTTGTGCATACAGCCACGAATCCGTTTGTGCTTGCTTTCCGTAAGAACGAGGAGATTGCTGCGTTTCTTGACAAGAGGGAGGAAGAAGCTGAGAAACCAGTAGAGGCTGTGAAGGAATCAGAAGAAGCTGAAGCATCTGTCACCTCTGAAAAAGCTGAAGAAACAAGTGAAGAAGTGATTGAGACCAAAGCTGAAGATGATTCGCAGGAGACAGAAACAGTTGCTGCAGTAACTGAAGTTGAGGAGGTGGAAACGCCTGAGCTTCCACCAGTTCCAGAAACTAAAA GTGAAGAGGAAGTTTCTGAGAACTCCATTCCTCAAAGTTCAGCCACTGATGAAGTTTCACCTTCAGAAGCTGTAGCAAGTGAAGTCGTTGAGAAGAAAGAGGAAGTACCTGTTGCTGAAACTGTACCTGATGAAGTTTCATCTTCAGAAGCTGTACTAAGTGAAGACGTTGAGAAGAAGGAGGAAGTGGTGGCCGAAGTACCTGTTGCTGAAACCGTACCTGATGAAGTTTCACCTTCAGAAGATGTAGCAAGTGAAGACGCTGAGAAGAAGGAGGAAGTGGTGGCCGAAGTACCTGTTGCTGAAGCCGAGACTCCTGCCCCTGTAGTCACAGAAGCTTCTTCTGAGGAAAGTGGCATCAAAG CTGGCATTTCACCGGCCTTAGTGAAGCAACTCAGAGAAGAAACAGGAGCAGGAATGATGGACTGCAAGAATGCACTCTTGGAGAGCGAGGGCGATATGGTGAAAGCTCAAGAGTACCTCCGCAAGAAGGGACTAGCTAGCGCAGACAAGAAAGCCAGCAGAGCCACAGCCGAGGGGAGAATCGGTTCGTATATCCATGACAGCAGAATCGGTGTCCTCTTGGAGGTTAATTGCGAGACAGACTTTGTCTCACGCGGTGACATTTTCAAGGAACTGGTTGATGATCTGGCGATGCAG GTGGCTGCGTGCCCTCAAGTAGAGTACCTTGTACCTGAAGATGTTTCCGAAGAAATTGtgaagaaggagaaagagatagagatgCAAAAGGAAGATCTTCTGTCGAAACCGGAGCAGATAAGGGAGAAGATAGTGGAAGGTCGGATAAAGAAGAGGGTAGACGCACTTGCATTGCTGGAGCAACCATACATTAAAGACGATAAGGTGATAGTGAAGGACCTTGTGAAGCAGAGGATTGCAACCATTGGAGAAAACATCAAGGTGAAGAGATTCATTAGGTACACTCTGGGAGAAGGCCTTGAGAAGAAAAGTCAGGACTTTGCTGCTGAGGTTGCTGCTCAAACCGCAGCTAAACCAAAAGCCGAACCAGAGAAAGAAGAGCCAAAAGCTGAAGAGCCCAAGGAAGCTGTTCCAAG TCCACCAACAGCAGTGGTTTCAGCTGGACTTGTGAAGCAGCTGCGTGAAGAAACAGGAGCAGGAATGATGGATTGCAAGAAGGCATTGGCGGAGACAGGAGGAGATCTAGAGAAAGCACAAGAGTACCTGAGAAAGAAAGGTCTTTCAACAGCTGATAAGAAATCAAGCAGGCTTGCAGCTGAAGGGAGAATCGGGTCATACATCCACGATGCTCGCATTGGAGTCCTCATAGAAGTGAACTGCGAGACTGATTTCGTGGGAAGAAGTGAAAAGTTCAAGGAACTGGTTGATGATCTTGCAATGCAAGCAGTGGCTAATCCACAG GTGCAATATGTATCCATCGAGGACATTCCAGAGGAGATAAAGCAGAAAGAAAAGGAGATGGAGATGCAGAGAGAGGATCTTTTGTCGAAACCAGAGAACATAAAGGAGAAAATTGTTGAAGGAAGGATCTCAAAGAGGCTGGGAGAAATGGCATTGCTTGAGCAGCCTTTCATTAAAGATGATAGCGTTCTGGTAAAGGATCTTGTGAAGCAGACGGTGGCTACTCTTGGTGAAAACATCAAAGTCAGGAGGTTTGTTAAGTTTACTCTTGGAGAAGACAACTGA
- the LOC108842972 gene encoding uncharacterized protein LOC108842972, which produces MNFGLPSISWFNSNSSKKDVAMVETVTSTTSSLLEQQDQGQSLFGIKIWTFSLGSVFPWGGDGKQQKPTTINRGLKRHAVSRRSSRVNTVTTSVYRFRPYVSKVPWHTGPRAFLSQLFPRYGHYCGPNWSSGKDGGSPIWDQRPIDWLDHCCYCHDIGYDTHDQAELLKADMAFLECLESNKRLVTRGDAQVAHFYKTMCITGLKNILIPYRSYLVKIQYGQNLLDFGWLLNSISKRSWNFQKN; this is translated from the exons ATGAACTTTGGGTTACCGAGTATCTCCTGGTTTAACAGCAACAGCTCGAAGAAAGATGTAGCCATGGTAGAAACCGTGACATCCACGACTTCTTCTCTCCTTGAACAGCAAGACCAAGGGCAAAGCTTGTTTGGTATAAAGATATGGACTTTCTCCCTAGGTTCTGTTTTTCCTTGGGGCGGTGATGGGAAGCAGCAGAAACCCACTACTATAAACAGAGGGTTAAAAAGGCATGCCGTGTCTCGCAGGTCATCGAGAGTGAATACTGTGACTACTAGTGTTTATCGGTTTAGACCCTACGTGTCGAAGGTGCCGTGGCACACGGGACCGAGAGCGTTTCTTTCGCAGCTTTTCCCGAGATACGGGCATTACTGTGGACCCAACTGGTCTAGTGGGAAAGATGGGGGTTCACCGATTTGGGATCAGAGACCTATTGATTGGTTAGACCATTGCTGTTATTGCCATGATATTGGTTATGATACTCATGACCAGGCTGAGTTGCTGAAAGCCGACATGGCGTTTCTTGAGTGTTTGGAATCGAACAAGCGCCTTGTTACCAGGGGTGATGCTCAAGTTGCTCACTTTTATAAGACAATGTGCATTACGG GTCTCAAGAACATACTGATACCTTACAGAAGCTACCTCGTGAAGATACAATACGGGCAAAATCTACTCGATTTTGGCTGGTTGCTGAACAGCATTAGCAAGAGAAGCTGGAACTTCCAGAAGAATTGA
- the LOC108842971 gene encoding auxin-responsive protein IAA27: MSESAAAAAAAEHGYRGLSEFPTMEATQIMSDKTEDNNNNDVLNFKATELRLGLPGSESPERVGFMSLKSSCPVSGAKRVFSDAINGSTKWVFSPDVKDIKPAVPVKEKKSSAPASKAQVVGWPPIRSFRKNTMASSQSQKQDGCDNNNNTETEGCETKSGPEPCLYVKVSMEGAPYLRKIDLKTYKSYVELSSALEKMFSCFTIGQFGSHGGCGRDGLNESRLTDLLRGSEYVVTYEDKDSDWMLVGDVPWEMFICSCKKLRIMKSSEAIGLAPRVMEKCRSRN, translated from the exons ATGTCTGAAtccgcagcagcagcagcagcagcagagcATGGTTACAGAGGTTTGTCTGAGTTTCCAACCATGGAAGCAACACAAATAATGTCTGACAAAAccgaagacaacaacaacaacgacgtTCTGAATTTCAAGGCTACCGAGTTAAGACTCGGTTTACCCGGTTCTGAGTCACCGGAGCGAGTTGGGTTCATGTCGCTCAAGAGCTCATGTCCTGTGTCAGGTGCCAAAAGGGTGTTTTCTGACGCCATTAACGGGTCTACCAAATGGGTCTTCTCTCCTGATGTGAAAGACATTAAACCGGCCGTTCCGgttaaggagaagaagagcTCTGCTCCAGCTTCCaa GGCACAAGTTGTGGGTTGGCCACCGATTAGATCATTCAGGAAGAACACAATGGCTTCTTCTCAGTCTCAGAAACAAGATGGTTGTGATAATAATAACAACACAGAGACTGAAGGTTGTGAAACTAAGTCTGGACCTGAGCCTTGCTTGTATGTTAAAGTGAGCATGGAAGGTGCTCCTTACTTGAGGAAAATCGATCTCAAGACTTACAAGAGCTACGTTGAACTCTCTTCTGCTCTTGAGAAGATGTTCAGCTGCTTCACTATTG gtCAGTTTGGGTCTCATGGAGGTTGTGGTCGAGATGGGTTAAACGAGAGTCGCTTAACTGATCTCTTGCGTGGTTCTGAGTATGTTGTTACCTATGAAGACAAAGACAGTGACTGGATGCTGGTCGGTGATGTCCCTTGGGA AATGTTTATATGCTCCTGTAAGAAGCTGAGGATCATGAAGAGCTCTGAGGCTATAGGCTTAG CTCCAAGGGTGATGGAGAAATGCAGAAGCCGGAACTAG